Proteins from one Camelina sativa cultivar DH55 chromosome 8, Cs, whole genome shotgun sequence genomic window:
- the LOC104706913 gene encoding uncharacterized protein LOC104706913 — protein MRLFLVFAILFGFYSEAYGKGSLDIDMKLKALNKPALKTIKSEDGDIIDCIDIYKQHAFDHPALRNHKIQMKPSVDFGAMKTTIPNNGSDEQITSQIWSKSGDCPTGTIPEAVLIALGYNYLGAQSDINVWNPPRVQASDYSSSQIWLLGGLSDTFESIEAGWAVNPSVFGDSRTRLFTYWTKDGYDQAGCFNLKCSGFVQTSTKFALGGAIEPVSTPSQKQYYFTASMSLDTCNGNWWLVYANHVVGYWPGSLFSYLKHSATAVQWGGEVHSPNLRKKPHTRTSMGSGQWASYLWAQASYHTNIRIKDNSLQIKYPMYLSEYSDEYNCYSTKLYGRTYKSEPHFYFGGPGQNSLCP, from the exons atGAGATTGTTCTTAGTGTTTGCGATTCTCTTTGGCTTTTACAGTGAAGCCTATGGGAAAGGTTCTTTAGATATTGATATGAAATTGAAGGCTCTTAACAAGCCTGCATTGAAGACCATCAAG AGTGAAGATGGAGATATAATAGATTGTATTGATATCTACAAACAGCATGCCTTTGATCATCCCGCTTTAAGAAACCACAAGATTCAG ATGAAACCAAGTGTGGATTTTGGTGCAATGAAGACTACTATTCCAAACAACGGTTCTGATGAACAAATAACGTCTCAGATTTGGTCCAAATCTGGAGACTGTCCTACTGGGACAATACCG GAGGCAGTCCTTATCGCCCTAGGGTACAATTATCTTGGCGCTCAATCCGATATAAATGTGTGGAATCCTCCGAGGGTTCAGGCCAGCGATTACAGCTCTTCTCAGATATGGCTACTTGGTGGACTCTCAGATACGTTTGAAAGCATAGAAGCTGGTTGGGCG GTGAATCCAAGCGTTTTCGGGGACTCGCGCACACGTCTCTTCACCTATTGGACT AAAGATGGATATGATCAAGCAGGGTGCTTCAACCTCAAATGCTCTGGTTTTGTGCAAACAAGTACTAAGTTTGCCTTAGGTGGAGCAATAGAACCCGTTTCAACTCCCTCGCAAAAACAATATTACTTCACCGCCAGCATGTCCTTG GATACATGCAACGGGAATTGGTGGCTTGTTTACGCAAACCACGTGGTAGGTTATTGGCCAGGGTCACTCTTTAGTTACCTCAAACATAGCGCAACCGCGGTGCAATGGGGTGGAGAAGTCCATAGTCCTAACTTGCGGAAGAAGCCGCACACAAGAACTTCGATGGGGAGTGGACAATGGGCATCTTACTTGTGGGCCCAAGCTAGTTACCACACAAACATTAGGATCAAGGACAATTCTTTGCAGATAAAATACCCCATGTATCTATCCGAGTACTCTGATGAGTACAACTGTTATTCTACAAAGCTGTATGGGAGAACGTATAAGTCAGAGCCTCACTTTTACTTTGGAGGACCTGGCCAGAATTCtctttgtccttaa
- the LOC104706914 gene encoding uncharacterized protein LOC104706914: MQSRVVQLEEGKEIVVTGGRTGLNKVSPSKLLPLLGFFLAFTIIFLFISVSTIKYYGINSVVTSVTSSIVPCNERRNDMDKWIKRPAVLMHNMRDEELLWRASFMPHRKEYPFNRVPKIAFMFLTMGPLPLAPLWERLLKGHEKYYSVYIHSQVSSSAQFSTSSVFYRRHIPSQVAEWGRMTMCDAERRLLANALLDISNEWFILLSESCIPLFNFTTIYQYITKSKHSFMGSFDDPSPYGRGRYHGKMSPEVTIDQWRKGSQWFEINRELAVSVVKDILYYPKFKEFCTPACYVDEHYFPTMLTIEKPAALANRSVTWVDWSRGGAHPATFGAQDINEEFFARILKSDNCTYNGRYTSMCSLFARKFSPSALEALMQIAPKILSS, from the exons ATGCAAAGTAGGGTTGTTCAGTTGGAAGAAGGTAAAGAGATTGTAGTCACAGGCGGCCGGACAGGGCTAAACAAGGTGTCTCCTTCCAAGTTGCTTCCTCTGCTAGGATTTTTTCTAGcatttactattattttcttattcattAGTGTATCCACAATCAAGTATTATGGTATAAATAGTGTAGTGACCTCAGTCACTTCGAGTATTGTGCCTTGCAACGAGAGAAGAAATGACATGGATAAATGGATTAAACGTCCTGCGGTTCTCATGCATAATATGAGGGATGAAGAGCTTCTTTGGCGCGCGTCTTTCATGCCTCATAGAAAAGAGTATCCGTTTAATAGGGTGCCCAAAATCGCGTTTATGTTCTTGACAATGGGTCCTTTACCGCTTGCACCGCTTTGGGAAAGGTTATTAAAGGGTCACGAAAAGTATTACTCAGTGTACATCCATTCACAAGTGTCTTCTTCAGCCCAGTTTTcaacttcctctgttttctatcGTAGGCATATACCAAGTCAG GTTGCAGAATGGGGAAGAATGACAATGTGTGATGCAGAGAGGCGGCTTCTTGCAAATGCGTTGCTAGATATCTCAAATGAATGGTTTATTCTCCTCTCGGAGTCATGCATTCCCCTCTTTAACTTCACGACTATCTACCAGTACATAACCAAATCAAAGCACAGTTTTATGGGTTCATTTGATGACCCCAGTCCCTATGGCCGTGGCCGCTACCATGGAAAAATGTCCCCTGAAGTTACCATAGACCAATGGAGAAAAGGGTCTCAATGGTTTGAGATTAACCGGGAGCTTGCGGTTTCCGTTGTCAAAGATATCTTGTATTACCCTAAATTCAAAGAGTTTTGTACTCCCGCCTGTTATGTGGACGAACACTATTTTCCAACAATGCTGACAATTGAGAAACCAGCGGCCTTGGCCAACCGAAGTGTGACTTGGGTCGATTGGTCGAGAGGTGGTGCCCACCCGGCTACATTTGGAGCACAAGACATTAATGAGGAGTTCTTTGCAAGGATCCTCAAAAGTGATAACTGCACGTACAATGGTCGCTACACGTCCATGTGTTCTCTCTTTGCTAGAAAGTTTTCTCCTAGTGCTTTGGAGGCTTTAATGCAAATTGCTCCCAAGATTCTGAGTTCTTGA
- the LOC109125913 gene encoding uncharacterized protein LOC109125913, translating to MDQPPGFIDTDHPDQVCRLRKAIYGLKQAPRAWYTELRTFLLSIGFVNSLADTSLFVLNYGTKYLYLLVYVDDILVTGSNKQDIHHILALLANRFSVKDAEDLNYFLGLEAHRTSAGLHLSQRKYILDLLHQYNMINAKPVTTPMATSPKLTLTTGTPISDPTPYRKLVGSLQYLSFTRLDIAYAVNKLSQFMHQPTHDHRQAAKRILRYLAGTTTHGIYFHANNNLSLYAFSDNISRNLNLHSFSDADWAGDPDDYVSTNAYVVYLGRNPISWMAIKQIGVARSSTEAEYRAVAHTAVELTWVCDLLIELGITLPTPRVVYCDNVGATFLCVNPVFHSRMKHIAVDYHFIRGLVQKGALRVSHINTKDQLAIALTKPLTSVRFNDLISKIGVIQTHPS from the coding sequence ATGGACCAACCACCGGGCTTCATCGATACAGATCATCCAGATCAAGTGTGCCGCCTTCGCAAAGCCATTTATGGCCTCAAACAGGCCCCGAGAGCCTGGTACACAGAGCTCCGAACGTTTCTCCTAAGCATTGGCTTCGTTAACTCCTTGGCCGACACGTCCCTGTTTGTCCTCAACTACGGTACGAAGTATCTATATCTTCTTgtctatgtggatgacattCTTGTCACAGGGAGTAACAAACAGGACATTCACCACATTCTAGCTCTTCTTGCCAACCGTTTCTCGGTCAAGGATGCAGAGGATCTCAACTACTTCCTTGGTCTTGAAGCTCATCGGACGTCTGCTGGTCTTCATCTCTCACAGCGCAAATAcattcttgatcttcttcatcagtACAACATGATCAATGCCAAGCCCGTAACTACACCTATGGCCACTTCTCCGAAGCTCACGCTAACCACTGGCACACCCATCTCTGATCCAACACCATATCGCAAGCTCGTAGGCAGTTTACAATATCTATCTTTCACTAGGCTTGACATTGCATATGCTGTCAACAAGCTGTCCCAGTTTATGCATCAACCCACACATGATCACAGGCAGGCCGCCAAACGCATTCTCCGTTACCTCGCCGGCACAACAACCCATGGAATCTACTTCCATGCTAATAACAACCTCAGTCTTTATGCCTTCTCTGACAACATCAGCCGCAATCTCAACCTACATTCCTTctctgatgctgattgggctgGTGATCCTGATGATTATGTGTCCACTAATGCCTATGTTGTTTATCTAGGTCGTAACCCCATATCCTGGATGGCCATAAAACAGATCGGCGTTGCAAGATCCTCCACTGAAGCGGAGTACCGCGCTGTGGCTCACACTGCAGTTGAACTTACTTGGGTCTGTGATCTTCTAATCGAACTTGGCATCACGCTACCTACTCCGCGGGTTGTGTATTGTGACAATGTAGGTGCAACGTTCTTATGTGTGAATCCTGTTTTCCACTCACGGATGAAGCACATCGCCGTTGACTATCACTTCATCAGAGGTTTGGTTCAAAAAGGAGCTCTGCGTGTTTCACACATCAACACAAAGGATCAATTGGCCATTGCATTAACTAAACCGCTCACTAGTGTGCGTTTTAACGATCTTATAAGCAAGATTGGAGTGATTCAAACCCATCCATCTTGA